From Pseudomonas putida, one genomic window encodes:
- the mscL gene encoding large-conductance mechanosensitive channel protein MscL, with product MGMISEFKAFAVKGNVVDMAVGIIIGAAFGKIVSSFVGDVIMPPLGLLIGGVDFSDLAITLKAAEGDVPAVVLAYGKFIQTVIDFVIVAFAIFMGVKAINRLKREEAVAPSAPPTPTPQETLLTEIRDLLKSQNQNRLP from the coding sequence ATGGGAATGATCAGTGAGTTCAAGGCCTTCGCGGTCAAGGGAAATGTCGTCGACATGGCGGTCGGTATCATTATCGGCGCGGCGTTCGGCAAGATCGTCTCCTCCTTCGTCGGCGACGTCATCATGCCCCCGCTGGGGCTGCTGATCGGGGGTGTGGACTTCAGTGACCTGGCGATTACCTTGAAGGCAGCTGAAGGTGACGTACCGGCCGTGGTGCTGGCCTACGGCAAGTTCATCCAGACCGTGATCGACTTCGTGATCGTGGCATTCGCCATCTTCATGGGTGTGAAGGCAATCAACCGCCTGAAGCGCGAAGAGGCCGTGGCGCCAAGCGCTCCGCCAACACCCACCCCTCAGGAAACGCTGCTGACCGAGATCCGGGATTTGCTCAAATCCCAGAACCAGAATCGCCTGCCCTGA
- a CDS encoding nucleobase:cation symporter-2 family protein yields the protein MTTSPSTSPAKRPEDENLGLGANLAYGLQHVLTMYGGIVAVPLILGQAAGLNGAEIGMLIAASLFAGGLATLLQTLGLPFFGCQLPLVQGVSFAGVATMGAILSSQDGGGLPGVLGAVMAASLIGFLITPVFSRITKFFPPLVTGIVITTIGLTLMPVAARWVMGGNSASPEFGSMANIGLAALTFAIVLLLSKLGNATISRLSILLAMVCGTLIAWALGMTDFSKVAEGPMFAFPTPFHFGMPTFHIAAILSMCIVIMVTLVETSADILAVGEIIDTKVDSKRLGNGLRADMASSILAPVFGSFTQSAFAQNVGLVAVTGVKSRYVVATGGVILVVLGLLPVMGRVIAAVPTPVLGGAGIVLFGTVAASGIRTLSKVNYKNNVNLIIVAASLGFGMIPIAAPNFYHHFPNWFETIFHSGISSAAIMAIVLNLIFNHFTAGNSDQQSVFAAGYERTIQYSDISALRDGDYFKEGKLFDAEGNEVPVLEQDEHGNTAPRRTPVAEH from the coding sequence ATGACTACGTCCCCTAGCACGTCTCCCGCCAAGCGCCCCGAGGACGAAAACCTCGGCCTTGGAGCCAACTTGGCTTATGGCCTTCAGCATGTGCTGACCATGTATGGAGGGATCGTCGCAGTACCGCTGATCCTTGGGCAGGCTGCGGGCCTGAACGGTGCCGAGATAGGCATGCTTATCGCGGCCTCGCTGTTTGCCGGAGGCCTGGCAACGCTGCTGCAAACGCTCGGCCTGCCATTCTTTGGATGCCAGTTGCCGTTGGTGCAGGGCGTATCGTTCGCTGGCGTGGCAACCATGGGGGCGATTCTCAGCAGCCAGGACGGTGGTGGCTTGCCAGGCGTGCTGGGAGCAGTCATGGCGGCATCGCTGATCGGCTTTCTGATCACCCCGGTGTTCTCGCGCATCACCAAGTTCTTCCCGCCGCTGGTCACCGGCATCGTCATCACCACCATCGGCCTGACGCTGATGCCGGTGGCCGCACGCTGGGTGATGGGCGGCAACAGTGCTTCGCCGGAATTCGGCAGCATGGCCAACATCGGCCTGGCAGCGCTGACCTTCGCCATCGTGCTGCTGCTGAGCAAACTGGGCAACGCGACCATTTCGCGCCTTTCGATTCTGTTGGCCATGGTGTGCGGCACCCTGATTGCCTGGGCGCTGGGCATGACCGACTTCAGCAAAGTCGCCGAAGGCCCGATGTTCGCCTTCCCCACCCCTTTCCACTTCGGCATGCCGACTTTCCACATCGCGGCAATCCTGTCGATGTGCATCGTGATCATGGTGACCCTGGTGGAAACCTCGGCCGACATCCTGGCCGTAGGTGAAATCATCGATACCAAGGTCGACTCCAAGCGCCTGGGTAACGGCCTGCGCGCCGACATGGCCTCGAGCATCCTGGCACCGGTGTTCGGCTCGTTCACTCAAAGCGCCTTTGCCCAGAACGTAGGCCTGGTGGCCGTGACCGGGGTCAAGAGCCGCTACGTGGTGGCCACCGGTGGCGTGATCCTGGTGGTGCTGGGCCTGCTGCCGGTGATGGGCCGGGTGATTGCAGCAGTGCCGACGCCGGTACTGGGCGGCGCAGGCATCGTGCTGTTCGGCACTGTGGCCGCCAGCGGCATCCGCACCCTGTCCAAGGTCAACTACAAGAACAACGTCAACCTGATCATCGTCGCCGCTTCGCTGGGCTTTGGCATGATCCCGATTGCCGCGCCGAACTTCTACCACCACTTCCCGAACTGGTTCGAGACCATCTTCCACTCCGGCATCAGCTCGGCAGCGATCATGGCCATCGTGCTGAACCTGATCTTCAACCATTTCACGGCAGGCAATTCGGACCAGCAGTCAGTATTCGCCGCCGGCTACGAGCGCACCATCCAGTACTCGGACATCTCTGCGCTGCGCGATGGCGACTACTTCAAGGAAGGCAAGCTGTTCGACGCCGAGGGGAATGAGGTGCCGGTTCTGGAGCAGGACGAGCATGGCAATACGGCGCCCAGGCGAACGCCGGTAGCCGAGCACTGA
- a CDS encoding autoinducer binding domain-containing protein → MPHWNHEHLHRLVTESTPQKVFDLAVHLAQDLGMEFMGLKLRIQLAAQAPRLYLYSNYPLAWIERYQRDEFYKQDPAAALSHTSTGPVLWTDELYREAPDFREQACKHGLRHGWTQTLHDLRHNETQLSVARPCGEIDIHELYDKAGQVQWLCHTLHDTICEHHLGKLSSPLKMSDRELEVLKWSAAGKTAADVACILSLSLSTVNFHIRSVITKTNASNKAGAVAIAMMRGLIDQ, encoded by the coding sequence ATGCCTCACTGGAATCACGAGCATTTACATCGCCTGGTCACTGAAAGCACGCCCCAGAAGGTATTCGACCTTGCGGTACACCTGGCACAGGACCTGGGCATGGAGTTCATGGGGCTCAAGCTGCGCATTCAACTTGCGGCCCAAGCCCCCAGGCTGTACCTGTACAGCAACTACCCGCTGGCCTGGATCGAGCGCTATCAGCGCGATGAGTTCTACAAGCAGGACCCGGCAGCAGCACTGAGCCACACGTCGACCGGGCCGGTACTGTGGACCGATGAGTTGTATCGTGAAGCCCCTGACTTCCGTGAGCAGGCCTGCAAACATGGCCTGCGCCACGGCTGGACTCAGACGTTGCACGACCTCCGGCACAACGAGACGCAACTCAGTGTGGCAAGGCCCTGTGGCGAGATCGACATCCACGAACTGTACGACAAGGCCGGCCAGGTGCAATGGCTTTGCCACACGCTGCATGACACCATTTGCGAGCACCACCTGGGCAAATTGAGTTCGCCACTGAAGATGAGCGATCGCGAACTGGAGGTGCTGAAGTGGTCGGCCGCCGGCAAGACTGCAGCCGACGTTGCCTGCATTCTGTCCCTGTCGCTCAGCACGGTGAACTTCCATATTCGCAGCGTGATCACCAAGACCAACGCCTCCAACAAGGCCGGCGCCGTCGCCATTGCGATGATGCGGGGCCTGATCGACCAGTAG
- a CDS encoding carbon starvation CstA family protein — MNNNNSLLRHIPWLALAVIGACALGVVALRRGEAINALWIVVAAVAIYLVAYRYYSLFIATKVMQLDPRRATPAVLNNDGLDYVPTNKHILFGHHFAAIAGAGPLVGPVLAAQMGYLPGTLWLIAGVVLAGAVQDFMVLFLSTRRNGRSLGDMVREEMGRIPGTIALFGCFLIMIIILAVLALIVVKALAESPWGMFTVMATIPIAMFMGIYMRYIRPGRIGEISVVGVVLLLASIWLGGQIAADPVWGPAFTFTGVQITWMLVGYGFVAAVLPVWLVLAPRDYLSTFLKIGTILGLAIGILIIAPELKMPALTQFTDGTGPVWKGTLFPFLFITIACGAVSGFHALISSGTTPKLLDNETNARYIGYGGMLMESFVAIMAMVAASVIEPGVYFAMNSPAAVVGSDVVSVAQTVSSWGFLITPEQLEAVARDIGEHTVLARAGGAPTLAVGIAQILHQVLPGENTMAFWYHFAILFEALFILTAVDAGTRAGRFMLQDLLGSFVPALKRTESWTANLIGTAGCVALWGYLLYQGVIDPLGGINTLWPLFGISNQMLAGIALMLGTVVLIKMKRQRYMWVTLLPAVWLLICTTTAGLIKLFDPNPAVGFLALAEKYSTALDAGQVLAPAKDIGQMQHVIYNAYTNAGLTVLFLVVVFSVLFFAVKVGYAALGRKERTDKETPFQALPDA, encoded by the coding sequence ATGAACAACAATAACAGCCTGCTACGCCACATCCCGTGGCTGGCGCTGGCGGTCATCGGGGCTTGTGCGCTGGGTGTGGTCGCCCTGCGTCGAGGCGAGGCGATCAATGCCTTGTGGATCGTGGTCGCGGCAGTGGCCATCTACCTGGTCGCCTACCGTTACTACAGCCTGTTCATCGCCACCAAGGTGATGCAACTCGACCCACGCCGAGCCACCCCTGCGGTGCTCAACAACGACGGCCTGGACTACGTCCCGACCAACAAACACATTCTTTTCGGTCACCACTTCGCCGCCATCGCTGGCGCCGGCCCCCTGGTCGGTCCCGTGCTCGCTGCGCAAATGGGCTACCTGCCCGGCACGCTCTGGCTGATCGCCGGTGTGGTGCTGGCCGGTGCGGTGCAGGACTTCATGGTCCTGTTCCTGTCCACTCGCCGCAACGGCCGCTCGCTGGGCGACATGGTGCGCGAGGAGATGGGCCGCATTCCTGGCACCATCGCCCTTTTCGGCTGCTTCCTGATCATGATCATCATCCTCGCGGTGCTGGCGCTGATCGTGGTCAAGGCCCTGGCTGAAAGCCCATGGGGCATGTTCACGGTGATGGCGACCATCCCGATCGCGATGTTCATGGGCATCTACATGCGCTACATCCGCCCGGGGCGTATCGGCGAGATTTCGGTCGTCGGCGTGGTCCTGCTGCTGGCGTCGATCTGGCTGGGGGGCCAGATTGCCGCGGATCCGGTCTGGGGCCCGGCGTTCACCTTCACCGGCGTGCAGATCACCTGGATGCTGGTGGGTTACGGCTTCGTCGCCGCCGTGCTGCCTGTTTGGCTGGTGCTGGCGCCGCGTGACTACCTGTCGACCTTCCTCAAGATCGGCACCATCCTCGGCCTTGCCATCGGTATCCTGATCATCGCGCCAGAGCTGAAAATGCCTGCGCTGACCCAGTTCACCGACGGCACAGGCCCGGTGTGGAAGGGCACACTGTTCCCGTTCCTGTTCATCACCATCGCCTGTGGTGCGGTGTCCGGCTTCCACGCGCTGATTTCCTCGGGGACCACGCCGAAGCTGCTGGACAACGAAACCAACGCCCGCTACATCGGCTACGGCGGCATGCTGATGGAATCGTTCGTCGCCATCATGGCCATGGTCGCTGCCTCGGTCATCGAGCCAGGCGTTTATTTCGCCATGAACAGCCCGGCCGCAGTGGTCGGTTCCGACGTCGTGTCGGTGGCCCAGACGGTCAGCAGCTGGGGGTTCCTCATCACCCCCGAGCAGCTTGAGGCCGTAGCCCGCGACATCGGCGAGCACACCGTCCTGGCCCGTGCCGGTGGTGCGCCGACACTGGCGGTGGGTATTGCGCAGATCCTGCACCAGGTGCTGCCGGGTGAAAACACCATGGCCTTCTGGTACCACTTCGCGATCCTGTTCGAAGCCCTGTTCATCCTGACCGCAGTGGACGCCGGTACCCGTGCCGGCCGCTTCATGCTGCAGGACCTTCTGGGCAGCTTCGTACCGGCGCTCAAGCGGACCGAGTCGTGGACCGCCAACCTGATCGGCACGGCCGGCTGCGTGGCGCTTTGGGGTTACCTGCTGTATCAGGGCGTGATCGACCCGCTGGGTGGCATCAACACCCTGTGGCCACTGTTCGGCATCTCCAACCAGATGTTGGCCGGTATCGCCCTGATGCTCGGCACCGTGGTGTTGATCAAGATGAAGCGCCAGCGCTACATGTGGGTCACCTTGCTGCCAGCGGTGTGGCTGCTGATCTGCACAACCACTGCAGGGCTGATCAAGCTGTTCGACCCGAACCCTGCGGTTGGCTTCCTGGCCCTGGCCGAGAAGTACAGCACCGCCCTGGATGCCGGTCAGGTGCTGGCCCCAGCCAAGGACATCGGGCAGATGCAGCATGTGATCTACAACGCCTACACCAACGCCGGGCTCACCGTGTTGTTCCTGGTTGTGGTGTTCAGTGTGCTGTTCTTTGCGGTCAAGGTCGGTTACGCCGCCCTCGGTCGCAAGGAACGCACCGACAAGGAAACCCCGTTCCAGGCACTGCCTGACGCTTGA
- a CDS encoding ferredoxin--NADP reductase, whose translation MTASAEKFTRQTLLDVQPLTPGLFSLRVTRDPGFRFRAGQFARLGVTKADGSVVWRAYSMVSAPHDEYLDFFSIVVPGGEFTSELSRLGEGDTLLIDRQAFGYLTLDRFVGGRDLWLLATGTGIAPFMSILQDFEAWERFDSIKLVYSVREAKELAYVDDIAGLEQRDYLAEFAGKLQFIPVVTREQHPGALNARITTLIENGELEKAAGLELSPEHSRVMLCGNPQMIDETRKVLKARDLQLSLSKRPGQVAVENYW comes from the coding sequence ATGACCGCCAGTGCCGAAAAGTTTACCCGCCAGACCCTGCTGGACGTCCAGCCACTGACGCCTGGCCTGTTCAGCCTGCGGGTGACTCGCGACCCGGGCTTTCGCTTCCGGGCCGGGCAATTCGCGCGGCTTGGCGTGACCAAGGCCGATGGCAGCGTGGTCTGGCGTGCCTATTCGATGGTCAGTGCGCCGCATGACGAGTATCTCGACTTCTTCTCCATCGTGGTGCCGGGCGGGGAGTTCACCAGCGAGCTCAGCCGCCTCGGCGAGGGTGATACCCTGCTGATCGACCGCCAGGCGTTTGGCTACCTGACCCTTGACCGCTTCGTCGGTGGCCGTGACCTGTGGCTGTTGGCGACCGGTACTGGCATTGCGCCTTTTATGTCGATCCTGCAGGACTTCGAGGCCTGGGAGCGTTTCGACAGCATCAAGCTGGTGTATTCGGTACGCGAGGCCAAGGAGCTGGCCTATGTGGATGACATTGCCGGGCTTGAACAGCGTGATTACCTGGCGGAGTTTGCAGGCAAGCTGCAATTCATCCCGGTGGTTACCCGTGAGCAGCATCCGGGTGCGTTGAATGCGCGTATCACCACGCTGATCGAGAACGGCGAGCTGGAAAAAGCGGCGGGGCTCGAACTGTCGCCCGAGCACTCACGGGTCATGCTTTGCGGCAACCCGCAAATGATCGATGAGACCCGCAAGGTGCTCAAGGCGCGTGACTTGCAGTTGAGCTTGAGCAAGCGGCCTGGCCAGGTGGCCGTGGAGAATTACTGGTAG
- a CDS encoding PilZ domain-containing protein — protein sequence MTTPSDDRRRFQRIDFDAPTELRQGDRRWPVKLLDLSLKGLLIERPEPWNADLTQDFDAIIQLDPHTRVQMQVELRHEEAKRLGFICLYIDIDSMSHLHRLVELNVADSTEMMRELRQLIE from the coding sequence ATGACCACTCCTTCCGACGATCGCCGGCGCTTCCAGCGCATTGATTTCGACGCCCCCACCGAACTACGCCAGGGCGATCGCCGCTGGCCGGTCAAACTGCTCGATCTTTCGCTCAAGGGCCTGTTGATCGAGCGCCCTGAGCCGTGGAACGCCGACCTCACGCAGGATTTCGATGCGATCATCCAGCTGGACCCTCACACACGTGTGCAGATGCAAGTGGAGCTGCGCCATGAAGAGGCGAAGCGGCTGGGGTTCATTTGCCTGTACATCGACATCGATTCGATGAGCCATTTGCACCGTCTTGTGGAATTGAACGTGGCCGACAGCACCGAAATGATGCGCGAGCTGCGTCAACTCATCGAATAA
- a CDS encoding YbdD/YjiX family protein produces the protein MFNDLGRLGKYLGQAARLMVGMPDYDNYVEHMQTKHPDKPVMSYEAFFRERQEARYGGKSGPKCC, from the coding sequence ATGTTCAACGACCTGGGTCGACTGGGTAAATACCTGGGGCAGGCTGCCCGCCTGATGGTCGGCATGCCCGACTACGACAACTATGTCGAGCACATGCAGACCAAGCACCCGGACAAGCCGGTGATGAGCTACGAGGCGTTCTTCCGGGAACGCCAGGAAGCCCGCTACGGTGGCAAGTCTGGCCCGAAGTGCTGCTGA
- the yjiA gene encoding GTPase — translation MQTPIPVTVLTGFLGAGKTTLLKHMLKAEHGLKIAVIENEFSEAGIDSQLLGDEPVQVMTLANGCVCCSIHGDLTRALFLLLERLDAGEIAFDRLVIECTGLADPAPVAQTFFVEEELRDRYILDGIITLVDAAHADLHLTQTIAQAQVGFADRLLLSKTDLVEPAVVEALRERLARINGRAAMRVVEHGRIDLAELLDVRGFNLNPDLGANLRPTLRPVFSPATPDRISTLVLRTEVPLDIDRLSDFMNELLETHGKQLLRYKGVLNIAGEDRRLIFQGVLKLYGFDWDAEWAEGETRESVMVFIADELPEAKIRAGFEALAAG, via the coding sequence GTGCAGACGCCCATTCCCGTAACCGTGCTCACCGGTTTTCTCGGTGCCGGCAAGACCACGTTGCTCAAGCACATGCTAAAAGCCGAGCACGGCCTGAAAATCGCTGTGATCGAGAACGAGTTCAGCGAGGCAGGCATCGACAGCCAGCTGCTGGGTGACGAGCCGGTGCAGGTCATGACCCTGGCCAACGGCTGTGTATGCTGCAGCATTCACGGCGATTTGACCCGTGCCCTGTTCCTGCTGCTCGAACGCCTGGACGCCGGGGAGATCGCTTTCGATCGCCTGGTGATCGAATGCACCGGCCTGGCCGATCCCGCGCCGGTGGCGCAGACCTTCTTCGTCGAAGAGGAACTGCGCGACCGCTATATCCTTGATGGCATCATTACCCTGGTCGATGCGGCTCATGCCGACTTGCATCTGACCCAGACCATCGCGCAGGCCCAGGTGGGCTTCGCCGACCGCCTGTTGCTGAGCAAGACCGACCTGGTCGAGCCTGCGGTGGTGGAGGCGCTGCGCGAGCGCCTGGCACGTATCAATGGCCGTGCAGCGATGCGCGTGGTGGAGCATGGCCGTATCGACCTGGCCGAACTGCTCGATGTGCGCGGGTTCAACCTCAACCCTGACCTGGGCGCCAACCTCAGGCCAACCCTGCGCCCAGTGTTCAGCCCCGCCACACCTGACCGCATCTCGACCTTGGTGCTGCGTACCGAGGTCCCTCTGGACATCGACCGCCTCAGCGACTTCATGAACGAGTTGCTCGAGACGCACGGCAAGCAACTGCTGCGCTACAAGGGTGTGCTCAACATTGCCGGAGAAGACCGTCGCCTGATATTCCAGGGCGTGCTCAAACTCTATGGTTTCGATTGGGACGCCGAGTGGGCCGAAGGCGAAACGCGCGAAAGCGTGATGGTATTCATTGCCGATGAACTGCCTGAGGCGAAGATTCGGGCGGGTTTCGAAGCTTTGGCCGCGGGCTGA
- the radA gene encoding DNA repair protein RadA, which translates to MAKAKRLYGCTECGATFPKWAGQCGECGAWNTLVETMIESGGAAPPSGRAGWTGQQAQIKTLAEVSVEEIPRFTTSSTELDRVLGGGLVDGSVVLIGGDPGIGKSTILLQTLCNIAVGMPALYVTGEESQQQVAMRSRRLGLPQDQLKVMTETCIETIIATARQEKPRVMVIDSIQTIFTEQLQSAPGGVAQVRESAALLVRYAKQSGTAIFLVGHVTKEGSLAGPRVLEHMVDTVLYFEGESDGRLRLLRAVKNRFGAVNELGVFGMTDRGLKEVSNPSAIFLNRAQEEVPGSVVMATWEGTRPMLVEVQALVDDSHLANPRRVTLGLDQNRLAMLLAVLHRHGGIPTHDQDVFLNVVGGVKVLETASDLALLAAVMSSLRNRPLAHGLLVFGEIGLSGEVRPVPSGQERLKEAAKHGFKRAIVPKGNAPKESPAGLQVIAVTRLEQALDALFE; encoded by the coding sequence ATGGCCAAGGCCAAGCGCTTGTATGGCTGCACCGAGTGCGGCGCTACCTTTCCCAAATGGGCCGGCCAGTGTGGCGAATGCGGGGCCTGGAACACCCTGGTCGAAACCATGATCGAGAGCGGTGGCGCAGCGCCACCCAGCGGTCGCGCCGGCTGGACCGGGCAGCAGGCGCAGATCAAGACCCTGGCCGAAGTCAGCGTCGAGGAGATTCCACGCTTCACCACCAGCAGCACCGAACTCGATCGCGTGCTCGGTGGCGGCCTGGTCGATGGCTCGGTGGTGTTGATCGGTGGTGATCCGGGCATCGGCAAATCGACCATTCTGCTGCAGACCTTGTGCAACATTGCCGTTGGCATGCCGGCACTGTATGTCACCGGCGAAGAATCGCAACAGCAGGTGGCCATGCGCTCACGCCGCCTGGGGCTGCCCCAGGACCAACTCAAGGTGATGACCGAGACGTGCATAGAAACGATCATCGCCACGGCTCGTCAGGAAAAGCCCCGGGTCATGGTCATCGATTCGATCCAGACCATCTTCACCGAGCAATTGCAATCCGCGCCCGGCGGTGTCGCCCAGGTGCGCGAAAGTGCGGCTCTGCTGGTGCGCTACGCCAAACAGAGCGGTACGGCGATCTTCCTGGTCGGCCACGTCACCAAGGAAGGCTCCCTGGCCGGGCCGCGGGTGCTGGAGCACATGGTCGACACCGTGTTGTATTTCGAGGGTGAGTCCGATGGCCGCTTGCGCTTGCTGCGCGCGGTGAAGAATCGCTTCGGTGCGGTCAATGAACTGGGCGTCTTCGGCATGACCGACCGTGGGCTCAAAGAGGTATCCAACCCATCGGCGATCTTCCTCAACCGGGCTCAGGAAGAAGTACCAGGTAGCGTGGTCATGGCCACCTGGGAAGGTACCCGGCCGATGCTGGTAGAGGTACAGGCGCTGGTCGATGACAGCCACCTGGCCAACCCGCGGCGTGTCACCCTGGGCCTGGACCAGAACCGCTTGGCCATGTTGCTGGCGGTGCTGCACCGCCATGGTGGCATCCCCACCCATGACCAGGACGTGTTTCTCAATGTCGTCGGCGGCGTGAAGGTCCTTGAAACCGCTTCGGATCTGGCCTTGTTGGCTGCAGTGATGTCCAGCCTGCGCAACCGGCCGTTGGCCCATGGGCTGCTGGTATTTGGCGAGATTGGTTTGTCGGGCGAGGTGCGGCCGGTTCCCAGTGGGCAGGAGCGCCTCAAAGAAGCGGCAAAACATGGCTTCAAGCGGGCCATCGTGCCCAAGGGCAACGCGCCGAAGGAATCACCGGCCGGCTTGCAAGTGATCGCCGTGACCCGGCTGGAGCAGGCCTTGGACGCCTTGTTCGAGTAA
- a CDS encoding lytic polysaccharide monooxygenase auxiliary activity family 9 protein, which translates to MTTEKAGTAQRSAPIAPTHGSIATPKSRATFAEERRFIDGNLHNGIESGKFFPETTGGLTDPYAKDDVTNIAPPADGKIASGERPGAAYLDKTDVEWDKHDVASGASLDFVWSFSARHKYRRFNYFITKADWNAGEPLTRAQFEPQPFATFLNELQPYWGFTDEQMWPAQPTTHTLKLPERQGYHVLLGVWEIAETDKAFYQVVDLNFVAE; encoded by the coding sequence ATGACCACGGAAAAAGCCGGCACCGCTCAACGCTCAGCCCCCATCGCCCCCACCCATGGTTCGATTGCGACCCCAAAGTCCCGCGCCACCTTCGCTGAAGAAAGACGCTTTATAGACGGGAATCTTCACAACGGGATCGAAAGCGGCAAGTTCTTTCCGGAGACGACCGGTGGCCTGACCGACCCCTATGCTAAGGACGACGTAACAAATATTGCACCGCCAGCCGATGGCAAGATTGCCAGCGGCGAGCGGCCCGGCGCGGCCTACCTGGACAAAACGGATGTCGAGTGGGACAAGCATGATGTTGCCAGCGGCGCATCCCTTGATTTTGTCTGGAGTTTCAGTGCGCGCCACAAATATCGCCGTTTCAACTACTTCATCACCAAAGCCGACTGGAACGCCGGGGAGCCGCTGACCCGTGCCCAGTTCGAGCCGCAGCCGTTCGCCACATTCCTTAATGAACTCCAGCCTTACTGGGGCTTCACCGACGAGCAGATGTGGCCGGCGCAACCCACCACCCATACGCTGAAGCTCCCTGAGCGCCAGGGCTATCACGTACTGCTGGGCGTGTGGGAAATAGCTGAGACCGACAAGGCCTTCTATCAGGTAGTCGACCTCAATTTTGTTGCCGAATAA
- a CDS encoding methyltransferase, whose protein sequence is MPLLITPYAELDLIRHPDQANDPLQAFDAADEYLLEQLHAQPLAAGSSVLVLNDSFGALAVSLVDHVPVVSSGDSHLARMALEKNLARNGKAFDSVPFVPASEHWQGHFDRVLVRVPKTLALLEEQLIRLQGHLAPGAQVIAAAMIKHLPRAAGELLEKYIGPVQASLAQKKARLLTATFSERPAARSPYPTRYRLESPALELLNHANVFCRDGLDIGTRAFLPHLPQGLGNARVADLGCGNGVLAIASALANPQAHYTLVDESYMAVQSAQENWQAALGDRAVTVQAGDGLAGLEKQSLEVVLCNPPFHQQQVVGDFLAWRMFQQAREALVVGGALYIVGNRHLGYHSKLARLFRGVEQVAATPKFVILKARK, encoded by the coding sequence ATGCCCCTGTTGATCACACCCTATGCCGAACTCGACCTGATCCGCCACCCGGACCAGGCCAACGACCCGTTGCAGGCCTTTGACGCCGCCGATGAATACCTGCTCGAGCAGCTGCACGCTCAGCCACTGGCTGCCGGGAGCAGCGTGCTGGTACTCAATGACAGTTTCGGCGCACTGGCCGTCAGCCTGGTCGACCACGTGCCAGTGGTCAGCAGCGGTGATTCGCACCTGGCCCGCATGGCCCTGGAAAAAAACCTCGCGCGCAACGGCAAGGCTTTCGACAGCGTACCTTTCGTGCCCGCCAGCGAACATTGGCAGGGGCACTTCGATCGCGTGCTGGTCCGTGTGCCTAAAACCCTTGCACTGCTCGAAGAGCAACTGATCCGCTTGCAAGGCCATCTGGCGCCCGGCGCCCAGGTCATCGCTGCGGCCATGATCAAACACTTGCCTAGGGCTGCGGGTGAACTGCTAGAGAAGTACATCGGCCCGGTGCAGGCTTCGCTGGCGCAAAAAAAAGCGCGCTTGCTGACGGCCACCTTCAGCGAGCGCCCAGCCGCACGCTCCCCCTACCCGACCCGCTACCGCCTCGAGTCCCCGGCGCTCGAACTGCTCAACCATGCCAACGTATTCTGCCGCGACGGCCTGGACATCGGCACACGGGCCTTCCTCCCCCACCTGCCACAGGGCCTGGGCAATGCCCGTGTCGCCGACCTGGGTTGCGGCAACGGTGTGCTGGCCATCGCCAGCGCGCTGGCCAACCCCCAGGCGCACTACACACTGGTGGATGAATCGTACATGGCGGTGCAGTCGGCGCAGGAAAACTGGCAGGCGGCGCTGGGCGATCGCGCGGTGACGGTGCAGGCAGGCGATGGCCTGGCCGGGCTGGAAAAGCAATCGCTGGAGGTGGTGCTGTGCAACCCGCCGTTCCACCAACAGCAGGTGGTGGGCGACTTCCTTGCCTGGCGCATGTTCCAGCAGGCGCGTGAGGCCTTGGTGGTTGGCGGTGCGTTGTACATCGTCGGCAATCGCCACTTGGGCTATCACAGCAAATTGGCGCGCCTGTTCCGGGGGGTTGAACAGGTGGCCGCGACACCGAAGTTCGTGATCCTCAAAGCCCGCAAATGA